Part of the Pomacea canaliculata isolate SZHN2017 linkage group LG11, ASM307304v1, whole genome shotgun sequence genome is shown below.
TCGGAGGGTCAGGTGACATGAGGTTGCGACGGCTTATCTCCCGCTGGGCATCTCGCGTCTTTCGCTCTCCTCTTGTTTTCGTGACCTTCGCCCTCGGTGCCTATGTCCTCGTCATGGAATTAAAGTTGCGCCCTGTGCGCGAGTTTTTCCCCGCTGGTGAGTAACATACCCAAACAGTATTAACAACAGGAGAACGAACTCTCGAGCCTCCACCACCCTCCTGTCAGGCAGCAGTGAAAGGAAGCACATGGCTGAATGGCTCGAGCGTTGCTGTTCTCACCCATAATTAAGTCACTTTGATCATCTTGTAGCCGTTGTAGTGCAGCAAACATCTCTCGCAGAAATATTTATGAGTTGTAACCACCAAATGGCTTAGACGGGCGCTGGCTATAACCTGGGAACAAGAACTCGATGTAACTAATTTTCATAAAAGTCAATGAAATTGAAAGTGTCAATCTTCTCTCAGACGTTGATTTGATAATTACCTCTCTAGACACATCAGGATGGTGCAGTTTGTAGTAATAATCAGTCCTACTAATGtggtaatatatataattttctatATAGTTAACCAGTAATGTTAATTATGATAACTTTGTTACAATCACCATCATTATTTAGTGACATATGGAACGTTGACGCCTGGAACAGTTCAGGGGACAACACTACAAGTGGGAAAAACGTCACGGAtgtcaacaccaacaccacaagCACCAGCCTCGCCGTCACCACTTACCTCTACAACAGTGGACAGACAACTCCTGTCCCCGTGAATGGCGTCCTCCTGGCAGGACACCCGCGACCACGCAAGGGTAAGCCTGAAATACTAACGGGTCCTGCCTCCATGCTTCTGCccctctccctctgtctctcactATGCTGCTCTCCACTATTTCTACCTCATTTCGACTTTATTCCCCTCGctctcccttctctcttccctcacactcacacgctCACACTTTCTTGGTCCAACTCCTCTCTGACTGTAACTAAGTTATGGCATGGTACGATGAAGTCTGATCCCAACCCTCTCCCTCCGATGCCCGTAGCCTCCTAATAAATCAGGTTCCCATTTCTGATTGACTGCAGTAGGGTGGGCAGGGAGAATTTCCCCGCCACAGGCCCATGCTGGCCTCGAACCAGTCTGTTGCTGCTCCACAGTCGATCCGGGTATCACCAGGCAACACCATGTGTCACAGGCAAGTCTTGCCAACCATTGTACGCGTTGCCACACGGCGGCTAAAGTCAGATTAGTTCATGGGTTTGTGGAGGTAGGAGACGTACGTGACAGATCATGCGCAACTACGTCCTTGCTGCGCACTTCTGTTCGTCATTGGAGATGAGTAGGGCAATGACGGTTTGTTGAAAGACTTCAGCACCTGTCCTCCTGAGGTCGCgcgttttacacacacatacaactcGCCTTCACGCTTGTCCGCCTCGGATCACTTCCTAGTCTGTGAAATAAGATAGTAGAGCCAACTGGGACACGCACGTAGTCCTTCCGTTTTTTTGCACGCCCAGCACACGTGACACTCCAGCCCTCCACTCACCCTACTCCCACACCCCATTTCCACCCGTTTACCCCACCACGTGAGGAAGATAGAGTTCTTGGGGCCAGATGCACGAGTTGTAGCTAGGCTCTGACTGACAGTGTTGGCTGCCATGCGTCTCCCGCCTCGTCGCTCATCCCAAGCtgttttttgaatttttttttttctcttcttcctttacACGTGAGAATCTCGACTTCGCATCTCAAATGCTATATTTAATTACGCGATGGGTGACGTCACTTCTGTGCCATCAACCGTTATGATTACTAACATTTTGGGACGCTTTGTGACGTCGTCGCTCGGTCGCTCTGACGTGGATCAGGATCAGCGTTTTATCAGATTGCGAACACGGACCTCGTATCCTGTGCTGCTTCTCAAAAGGTCTCCCCGACCTttctcacaatttttaaaaagtttcctACTACGGAAAATAAAGCACgtcgattatttttttttttaatcaattgaTATAACAAATCAGGCAAACTCGCACAAAATTCGCAAGAAGGAACTCGAAATTCAGTAAATAATAGGTTTTCTTCATAGAAAAATAGATTGAtattaagtgaatcataataataaagtaaattttaaggGACACACAAGTAACGTCCATTACGGGAACCACACAGTCCGAGTCGAACTTTGATGACTTGACCCGTGATTGCTGAGTCTCTCTATTTTCGTTGTTATCTCCTCAGTTTGTTTCTCAACTGCCTTTCCTGATGAAGTAAGATACTCCTTATGTCATTTAGCGACTACGATACCATTTACAAGGGTCAAGTTCTACAGCACATTGACACTAGCGCTACtcattattatcattctttATTAGTTCGCGATCATTCTATTGGTCTTACTTTCATGTTGCATCACACACGTCCGTTACacttaactctctctctctctgtgcactaGGTAAATAGTTTCTAGCTAGAACTTTgtgcaatataaatattattattgccaCCTCACTGCTTACAGTTTACCTGACAATTGGAATACCGACGCTGAGACGACCCAAGGGAGATTATTTTATGGCCACGGTTGACTCCCTTATCGGCCAGAGTACTGAGGAACAGCAACAGGAGACGACTGTGGTGGTGATCCTGGCAGACAGGAATTCATCCTTCAATGAGGAAGTTCTGCAAAAACTGAAGGTTGTAgggatattttttcttgtttcgtttGTTTATAAATCGTATGACTGACATGCAATAGTACAAAAGTTCGTATTTCCGACAGTCGTTAAAAACGTGTAAtcattctgtttattgttttatctcaTACAAAAAATTCATTCTAGGATCAGAAGCCAGGATCTGGTTTTGCCTTCATTCGTGGTCTAGGTTTAGGTTCTTAGCTTGCCTAAACCTGTAGCcgaataaatattatatttatatctataaaatAACGAAAGCCATTTCCATTTGAAtacctttctttgtctcttttgatACGAGAGCTCCACtagtcaagcagacgacagtcgctttATTATGTTGTCGGATCTGATTTCCACCACGAGCCTAGATCATGATCATGAGAAAACCGAGGTTGAGAGCTCATCATTTCTTTAAGAAGCTAGCCATGGTACCCGGGATCACCCGGGGTGCTTTCTGCCGCTAACTCCTCCAGCTGTGATTTTACTGCCAAATGTCGATCTGTCACTTCAATTGAGTCCAGCTCATTCATGCACGATATCAGTAGAGCCGAACAGTGGAATACTTGAATTCTTGATGTTCCCCGACAGCTCAGTGTTCGGCCCAATGTTCTTAACTGTGTGCGAAGTTTCGAGAAAAGGGAGAGATGAACATTAAAAATTGCCATCGAGTCTCAGTTCCCATCTATCTCTCTCTGCGGCTTTGTTCGTTTGCTTCTTCCCTCCTCTTTCCTTAACGCTCCCTATGCTCTCTATATATGTACATAGAATGGTATACTCACTCTATAAATAGTATGGGATACTCTATCAAGTTACGATCTCAACATAAAAAAAGTATGTCGTTAATTTCGTCTGCTTTGTACTTTCCTTTCTGAAGCCAGCAGTAACATTTTAGaccagagaaaacaaacataaaaataataaacattccCGAGACGAGAGATGAACCTGGACAGCCAtccttcactgtgttggtgacaggcgataactgttgcgccaccggacctcCTGATCAAACTGACAGGACGGAGAACAGAGAATATGAAGGAGTGCTTAGAGTACCAGAGACCCAGGGTTTGTTGCCTGGGTACCTTCATACCCTAACAGTAAGATCAATGTCAGAGGACGAACACGACCCTACTGCTTCGCCCGACCACCCAGGGTCGTCACACAAAAGAGGATATCTCTTTGATTGCTACAGCAACCGGCGCTGTTTATCATGGCAGAACGACAGAAGAACAACACCGAAATTCTATCAGCACTTGTTAACCCATTTGTTTCTGTCAGATCCGTCAGTAAAATTCCACAGAATTGTTACTGTGTTGTTGACAAGTCTTTTCTGCCAGCTCCTAATGTTCTTACTGATGGACTACTGTTGCTGACATTCTAAtccgtttttttctctctctctctctctctttcaaacaaTCTGCTGtgcctttttattatttaaaatgagttctcttcatctttttattgaattttttttcttgctgctgttgctgctgctgtgccgTTCCTGTGGTGATGATACAATGCATCATTGTTGCAACAAAAGCTATTGATCTGTCAGTTCAAACACATTTCCATATCGACCGTTAAGCCACAGGTAAACAGATAGCTCAAGAGCGACAATTCCACGCGCGTGTGATTGATTctgttggttggtttatttgtgCATCCAGCTAGAGGTCATTACGTAGGTGAGAGATGAAAAGGGTAATGAGGAGAGGGTGGAAATGAGTTCCCAGAGGCCACCCCCCTGctaccacacatacacagacagtcaccacacacacaccattatCGCTAAGTGCCACATTCAGAGAGAAGTGCATGTGTCTTGAGACTTGCTTTGGGACCGGGTACAACGCTAGTAAAATGCTTAGCATTAagctaaaatgtttatatattaagGGAACTTTTAtgtgcaaggaaaaaaaatcgtgagCTTTAAAAggcatttgcatttttttcccctaataAGACGGTCGTATAAAGAATAAGACGAGTATAGTCTCGAACCGGACAATAATAAATGTTCCAGGTTAAGAAGTCTATCTAGTCCCagagtatttttgaaaaaacgCTTGCTTCTCTCTCAACAGGAGAGTTACTCAACGAGGCTGCAGGAAGGTTATCTCCTCGTCATCCGCGCCCCCAACACCGACCACATCTTCAAGGACGACAACCTCAAGCGCACGTTTGACGACAGCGTGGAGCGCGTGCGGTGGCGCTCCAAGCAGAACATGGACTACGCGGCACTGATGGAGTTCGCCGTGCCGCTCTCGACGTACTACATGCAGCTGGAGGACGACGTCCTGGCCGCGCCCAACTACCATCAGCACATCCGGGACTTCGTGGACAGCCACACCCGCCAGGACTGGGCAGGGCTGGAGGTGTCTCCCACGGCTTCATCGGCAAGCTTTTCAAGAACATGGATCTGCCCAAGCTCGTGACTGTGCTTCGGACGTTCTACCTGGAGCAGCCGTGCGACTTCTTGGTCAGCCATTTCTACAAGCTGATGGTGCAGAAGGCCGTGATAAGGCGGCGCggtactttattttttcatcaagGGAAGTACTCTTCTCTGGAAAGCGTGGTTCGGAACGTGGACAAAGTGACAGAAAGCGTTGGAGTGAAGAAGATGAAGGTGGTGAACCCTGCCGCCGATCTCTACACCACCATGAATGTGTACAAGACCTATACGCTGGAGAAAGCTTACGATGTTACAGACGGTAATTTTTTCTGGGCCTCGGACATCGAAGAAGGGGACACTATCACTGTGGTGTTCAAGGAGCCGCA
Proteins encoded:
- the LOC112575653 gene encoding LOW QUALITY PROTEIN: alpha-1,3-mannosyl-glycoprotein 4-beta-N-acetylglucosaminyltransferase C-like (The sequence of the model RefSeq protein was modified relative to this genomic sequence to represent the inferred CDS: inserted 1 base in 1 codon) produces the protein HEVATAYLPLGISRLSLSSCFRDLRPRCLCPRHGIKVAPCARVFPRCDIWNVDAWNSSGDNTTSGKNVTDVNTNTTSTSLAVTTYLYNSGQTTPVPVNGVLLAGHPRPRKVYLTIGIPTLRRPKGDYFMATVDSLIGQSTEEQQQETTVVVILADRNSSFNEEVLQKLKESYSTRLQEGYLLVIRAPNTDHIFKDDNLKRTFDDSVERVRWRSKQNMDYAALMEFAVPLSTYYMQLEDDVLAAPNYHQHIRDFVDSHTRQDWAGLEVSPXGFIGKLFKNMDLPKLVTVLRTFYLEQPCDFLVSHFYKLMVQKAVIRRRGTLFFHQGKYSSLESVVRNVDKVTESVGVKKMKVVNPAADLYTTMNVYKTYTLEKAYDVTDGNFFWASDIEEGDTITVVFKEPQKVERIVVESGFSDKNHRDMLHNASLEVGHAAMLGKESAVCTNTTEVGDFVDGHFEVRMPLNITEVQCFSIVVTKNQSEWVVLARSPCSSLRRSRANITTAAPRDRCQARC